In Aegilops tauschii subsp. strangulata cultivar AL8/78 chromosome 3, Aet v6.0, whole genome shotgun sequence, one genomic interval encodes:
- the LOC109739632 gene encoding uncharacterized protein, which produces MDDGSGLNILYAETLKGMGIPMSKLSESNMSFHGVIPGKKAESLGQITLDVIFGDSKNYRKEKLTFEVVDFQSAYHAILGKPTYARFMARPCYVYLKLTMPGPRGVITVTGNRQKAEECLQKGSKIADEQMAAVEMQEYQKNVDPSELLWAKKPTSESAFQSSGQTKSVHIHPTDPNAAPTHISTMLDSK; this is translated from the coding sequence ATGGATGACGGCAGTGGTCTGAATATTCTTTACGCTGAAACTCTgaaggggatgggcattccgatgtccaaacttaGTGAGAGCAACATGAGCTTTCACGGCGTCATCCCTGgaaagaaggctgaatcactcggccagataaCTCTTGACGTGATTTTCGGTGATTCGAAGAATTACCGtaaggaaaagttgacgtttgaagtggTAGATTTTCaaagtgcttatcatgctattctgggcaagCCTAcatatgctcgtttcatggctcgaccatgttacgtctATCTTAAGTTGacgatgcctggtcccagaggtgTGATCACAGTTACTGGTAATCGGCAGAAAGCAGAGGAGTGCCTTCAGAAGGGCTCAAAAATTGCTGATGAACAGATGGCAGCAGTTGAAATGCAGGAATATCAGAAGAATGTTGATCCGAGTGAGTTGCTCTGGGCTAAGAAGCCTACCTCAGAGTCcgcatttcagtcgtccggtcAAACAAAGTcagttcatattcacccgaccgatcccaatgctgcacCGACTCATATTTCAACGAtgctggacagcaaatag